From the genome of Staphylococcus haemolyticus, one region includes:
- a CDS encoding Ltp family lipoprotein, translating to MAFNEEPPNNTNSSQEQSQETNIYNQDKNESVSNNESTQNDDSNSSNKGKYWLIGCGAGCGCLVILIILVLAACVIFMKVSDSISSSDSENATHESKQEGNSRKTGGNDKEEALQRAETYAKSMYMSKKGIYNQLTSSSGDKFNSSTAKYAVNHLKDVDYKENALKTAEESSDNLHFSKKELTDYLKNDENSGQFTSEQVDYAMKHAKIDYKENALETAKHISDQSYSSKSQLEDELTSKDGRQFTKDEADYAMKHLKTDFKKNALKNAQRYMQDSIESKSELYNKLVEYDDFTEDEAKYAADNVKVDYKENALERAKSLSKDGDTSKSDIKDMLSSKDGFKFTEEEAQYAVDHLK from the coding sequence ATGGCGTTTAATGAAGAGCCACCAAATAATACCAATTCATCCCAAGAACAATCACAAGAAACCAATATATATAATCAAGATAAAAATGAAAGTGTGAGTAATAATGAAAGTACTCAAAACGATGATTCCAATAGTTCGAATAAAGGGAAATATTGGCTTATTGGATGCGGCGCCGGTTGTGGCTGTCTAGTTATTTTAATTATATTAGTACTAGCAGCTTGTGTGATTTTTATGAAAGTCTCAGACTCAATTTCATCAAGTGATAGTGAAAATGCAACGCATGAATCCAAACAAGAAGGTAACTCTCGTAAAACTGGCGGGAATGATAAAGAAGAAGCTTTGCAACGTGCTGAAACTTATGCTAAATCAATGTACATGTCTAAAAAAGGTATCTATAATCAATTGACTTCTAGTAGTGGTGATAAATTTAATTCTAGTACAGCTAAATATGCTGTTAATCATTTAAAAGATGTAGATTATAAGGAAAATGCGTTAAAAACTGCAGAAGAAAGTAGTGATAACTTACATTTTTCGAAAAAAGAATTAACTGATTATCTTAAAAATGATGAAAATTCAGGTCAATTTACTAGTGAACAAGTAGATTATGCAATGAAGCATGCAAAAATTGACTATAAAGAAAATGCATTAGAAACAGCAAAACATATTAGTGACCAATCTTATTCTTCAAAATCGCAACTTGAAGACGAACTTACGTCTAAAGATGGGCGTCAATTTACGAAAGATGAAGCAGATTACGCAATGAAACATTTGAAGACGGATTTTAAAAAGAATGCATTAAAAAATGCCCAACGATATATGCAAGACTCTATCGAATCAAAAAGTGAACTTTATAATAAGTTAGTAGAATACGACGATTTCACAGAAGATGAAGCAAAATATGCTGCCGATAATGTAAAAGTAGACTACAAAGAGAATGCACTAGAAAGAGCAAAATCTTTATCTAAAGATGGCGATACTTCTAAATCAGATATTAAGGATATGTTGTCTTCTAAAGATGGTTTCAAATTTACTGAAGAAGAAGCACAGTATGCCGTTGATCATTTAAAATAA
- the rpsR gene encoding 30S ribosomal protein S18: protein MAGGPRRGGRRRKKVCYFTANGITHIDYKDTELLKRFISERGKILPRRVTGTSAKYQRMLTTAIKRARHMALLPYVKDEN, encoded by the coding sequence ATGGCAGGTGGACCAAGAAGAGGCGGACGTCGTCGTAAAAAAGTATGCTATTTCACAGCAAATGGTATTACACACATTGACTATAAAGACACTGAATTATTAAAACGTTTTATCTCAGAACGCGGTAAAATTTTACCACGTCGTGTAACTGGTACTTCAGCTAAATATCAACGTATGTTGACTACAGCTATCAAACGTGCTCGTCATATGGCTTTATTACCATATGTTAAAGACGAAAACTAA
- the ssb gene encoding single-stranded DNA-binding protein: MINRVVLVGRLTKDPEYRTTPSGVSVATFTLAVNRTFTNAQGEREADFINVVVFRRQAENVNNYLFKGSLAGVDGRIQSRSYENQEGRRIFVTEVVADSVQFLEPKNAQGGQRNQSNNNDFQDYGQGFGGQQSGQNTSYNNNNSSNNKQSDNPFANANGPIDISDDDLPF; the protein is encoded by the coding sequence ATGATAAACAGAGTTGTATTAGTAGGTCGTTTAACTAAAGATCCAGAATACAGAACCACTCCCTCAGGCGTAAGTGTAGCGACATTTACTCTAGCAGTTAATCGTACTTTCACGAATGCTCAAGGGGAACGCGAAGCTGACTTCATCAATGTTGTTGTATTTAGAAGACAAGCAGAGAATGTGAATAATTATTTATTCAAAGGTAGTCTAGCTGGCGTTGATGGTCGCATACAATCACGCAGTTATGAAAATCAAGAAGGTCGTCGTATCTTTGTTACTGAAGTTGTAGCAGATAGTGTTCAATTCCTTGAACCTAAAAATGCTCAAGGTGGCCAACGTAATCAAAGTAATAACAATGATTTCCAAGACTACGGTCAAGGATTTGGTGGTCAACAATCAGGACAAAATACATCTTACAATAACAATAATTCATCAAATAATAAACAATCTGATAATCCATTTGCAAACGCAAACGGACCGATTGATATTAGTGATGATGACTTACCATTCTAA
- the ychF gene encoding redox-regulated ATPase YchF, with product MALTAGIVGLPNVGKSTLFNAITKAGALAANYPFATIDPNVGIVEVPDSRLNKLTEMVKPKKTIPTTFEFTDIAGIVKGASKGEGLGNKFLSHIREVDAICQVVRAFDDENVTHVSGRVNPLDDIEVINMELVLADLESVEKRLPRIEKMARQKDKTAEMEMRILSRIKEALENGDPVRSLDFNEEDQRYVNQAQLLTSKKMLYIANVGEDEIGDEDNDKVKAIREYAAKEDSEVIVISAKIEEEIATLDDEDREMFLEDLGIEEPGLDVLIRTTYDLLGLSTYFTAGVQEVRAWTFRQGMTAPQCAGIIHTDFERGFIRAEVTSYDDYVEHGGEQGAKEAGKQRLEGKEYIMQDGDIVHFRFNV from the coding sequence ATGGCTTTAACAGCAGGAATCGTAGGATTGCCGAACGTAGGTAAATCTACATTATTTAATGCAATAACAAAAGCGGGAGCATTAGCCGCTAACTATCCATTCGCAACAATTGATCCAAACGTAGGTATCGTAGAGGTGCCAGATTCACGTTTAAATAAATTAACAGAAATGGTTAAACCTAAAAAAACTATTCCTACAACTTTTGAGTTTACTGATATTGCAGGTATTGTTAAAGGTGCTTCTAAAGGTGAAGGTTTAGGAAACAAATTCCTTTCACATATTCGTGAAGTAGATGCAATTTGCCAAGTTGTACGTGCATTTGATGATGAAAATGTAACGCACGTATCAGGACGCGTAAATCCTTTAGACGATATTGAAGTTATTAATATGGAATTAGTATTAGCAGACTTAGAATCAGTTGAAAAACGTTTGCCTCGAATTGAAAAAATGGCGCGTCAAAAAGATAAAACTGCTGAAATGGAAATGAGAATTCTATCTAGAATCAAAGAAGCACTTGAAAATGGCGATCCTGTACGTAGCTTAGACTTCAATGAAGAAGATCAAAGATACGTTAACCAAGCACAATTACTAACGTCTAAGAAAATGTTATATATTGCCAATGTTGGAGAAGACGAGATTGGTGATGAAGATAACGATAAAGTAAAAGCAATTCGAGAATATGCAGCAAAAGAAGATTCTGAAGTTATCGTTATTAGTGCAAAAATCGAAGAAGAAATCGCTACATTAGATGACGAAGATAGAGAAATGTTCTTAGAAGATTTAGGCATTGAAGAACCAGGACTAGACGTACTTATCAGAACAACATATGATTTATTAGGTTTATCAACATACTTTACTGCAGGTGTACAAGAAGTGCGTGCTTGGACGTTCAGACAAGGTATGACAGCACCACAATGTGCAGGTATTATTCACACTGACTTTGAACGTGGATTTATCCGTGCCGAAGTGACAAGTTATGATGACTATGTTGAGCATGGCGGCGAACAAGGTGCTAAAGAAGCGGGTAAACAACGTTTAGAAGGTAAAGAATATATTATGCAAGATGGCGATATCGTTCACTTTAGATTTAACGTTTAA
- a CDS encoding glycoside hydrolase family 25 protein, with product MFKKTTSSIACLTIMATSIGALNANASEQTEGSQKGTMGYGYQKYLKNHPNEQSNATSNRSTFSTKSKVITTQNGDRVLDISEWQGNLTDSQVKQLKKDYNFIIIRGQYGSEYVDQCLENNSALLDKNNMKFGVYSYSLYENADDARNEAQTLYSRAPKASFYVNDFEQNSITSGDADTATKAWADEMKQLAGNKKVLFYSYENFMTNNVPNAVSAYDGYWLAAYQEQEPNREKVLWQYTDSYYAPELNQNVDANYIDANVTADWFTS from the coding sequence ATGTTCAAGAAAACAACATCATCTATTGCATGTTTAACTATTATGGCGACTTCTATAGGTGCGTTAAATGCAAACGCTTCTGAACAGACTGAAGGTAGCCAAAAAGGAACGATGGGGTATGGATATCAAAAATATCTAAAAAATCATCCCAATGAACAAAGCAACGCTACTAGTAACCGTTCAACCTTTTCAACAAAATCTAAAGTAATCACAACACAAAATGGCGATCGTGTGTTAGATATTTCAGAATGGCAAGGAAACTTAACGGATTCGCAAGTTAAACAACTAAAAAAAGATTATAATTTCATCATTATCAGAGGTCAATATGGTTCTGAATATGTTGATCAATGTTTGGAGAATAATTCAGCTTTATTAGATAAAAATAATATGAAATTCGGCGTCTATTCATATAGCCTGTATGAAAATGCTGATGATGCTCGAAATGAAGCTCAAACGCTTTATAGTCGTGCACCTAAAGCTTCATTCTATGTAAATGATTTTGAACAAAATTCAATCACTTCTGGTGATGCTGACACTGCTACAAAAGCTTGGGCTGATGAAATGAAACAACTTGCAGGGAATAAAAAAGTATTATTTTATTCTTATGAGAACTTTATGACCAACAACGTTCCGAATGCTGTAAGTGCCTATGATGGTTATTGGTTAGCAGCTTATCAAGAGCAAGAACCTAATAGAGAGAAAGTTTTATGGCAATACACAGATAGTTACTATGCCCCTGAACTAAACCAAAACGTTGATGCTAATTACATAGATGCGAATGTTACTGCTGATTGGTTTACTAGTTAA
- the rpsF gene encoding 30S ribosomal protein S6, with amino-acid sequence MRTYEIMYVVRPNIEEDAKKAVVERFNGILASEGSEVLEEKDWGKRRLAYEIEDFKEGFYNIVRIKTDNNRATDEFQRLAKISDDIIRYIVIREDQDK; translated from the coding sequence ATGAGAACATATGAAATTATGTATGTCGTACGTCCAAACATTGAAGAAGATGCTAAAAAAGCAGTTGTTGAACGCTTCAACGGTATCTTAGCTTCAGAAGGATCAGAAGTTTTAGAAGAAAAAGACTGGGGTAAACGCCGTCTTGCTTATGAAATTGAAGATTTCAAAGAAGGTTTCTATAACATCGTACGCATTAAAACTGATAACAACAGAGCCACAGACGAATTCCAACGTTTAGCTAAAATCAGTGACGATATCATCCGTTATATCGTTATCCGTGAAGACCAAGATAAGTAA